One Glycine max cultivar Williams 82 chromosome 4, Glycine_max_v4.0, whole genome shotgun sequence DNA segment encodes these proteins:
- the LOC106798530 gene encoding uncharacterized protein, which produces MIPCSIGEVVVGKAIIDLGASINLMPLSMCRRLGEIEVIPTCMTLQLADCSIARPYGLIEDVLVKVKHLIFPADFVVIDIEEEANIPLILGRPFMSTTSCVVDMGKKMLQMGVEDQKISFDLFHEDKEPPDRNVCFKVHVMGERRAEIKVLEVGTLLDPG; this is translated from the coding sequence ATGATACCATGTTCCATTGGTGAGGTTGTTGTAGGAAAAGCTATCATtgacttgggagctagtatcaacttaatgcctctctccatgtgccGGCGACTTGGAGAGATAGAGGTAATACCTACATGCATGACCCTCCAGTTAGCTGATTGCTCTATCGCAAGACCATATGGAttgattgaagatgttttggtgaaggtgaaACACCTTATATTCCCAGCTGATTTTGTTGTGATAGACATAGAAGAGGAAGCTAatattcctctcattcttggtcgcccattcatgtctactACAAGTTGTGTGGTAGATATGGGAAAGAAGATGTTGCAAATGGGCGTAGAAGATCAGAAAATCAGCTTTGATCTATTTCATGAAGATAAAGAACCACCTGACCGAAATGTCTGTTTTAAAGTTCATGTAATGGGGGAAAGAAGAGCTGAGATCAAGGTCCTTGAAGTGGGAACTTTATTGGATCCTGGATAA